One genomic region from Planktothrix serta PCC 8927 encodes:
- a CDS encoding Crp/Fnr family transcriptional regulator: MQTEAFSELFPLFKGANPETLEWLLSVAVKHEYPADRAVVMEDAWGNAVYFVVSGWVKVRRLSGEEVVTLAILGHGDFFGEMAILDESPRANDVIALSSVRLISVSAQRFIQTLFKDPQLHHRMLQLMVRRLRQTNQRYQIRHRPPAVKLANTLVELAENYGQHSEKGADIFNIPFQDLADVTDISLEETSKIMDKIMSKGWMSIDEEQQVIHLLNLKHLNHLASQ, encoded by the coding sequence ATGCAAACTGAAGCTTTTAGCGAGCTTTTTCCACTATTCAAGGGGGCCAATCCTGAAACATTAGAATGGCTGCTATCCGTTGCGGTCAAACATGAATATCCCGCCGACCGGGCTGTTGTCATGGAAGATGCTTGGGGAAATGCGGTTTATTTTGTCGTTTCTGGGTGGGTGAAAGTCCGACGTTTATCTGGGGAGGAAGTCGTGACATTAGCCATTTTGGGACATGGAGATTTCTTTGGAGAAATGGCGATTTTAGATGAATCCCCCCGTGCGAATGATGTGATTGCCCTATCATCAGTCCGATTAATTAGTGTTTCTGCTCAACGCTTTATCCAGACGTTGTTTAAAGATCCGCAACTTCATCATCGAATGTTGCAATTAATGGTGCGCCGTTTGCGTCAAACGAACCAACGCTATCAAATTCGTCACCGACCTCCTGCCGTAAAACTCGCCAACACCCTCGTAGAATTAGCCGAAAATTACGGTCAGCACAGTGAAAAAGGGGCGGACATTTTTAATATTCCTTTCCAAGATTTAGCAGATGTTACGGATATTTCCTTGGAAGAAACAAGCAAAATAATGGATAAAATTATGAGTAAAGGTTGGATGAGTATAGATGAAGAACAGCAAGTGATTCATTTGCTGAATCTCAAACATTTAAACCATCTGGCCAGTCAATAA